In one window of Janthinobacterium sp. 1_2014MBL_MicDiv DNA:
- a CDS encoding 5'-methylthioadenosine/adenosylhomocysteine nucleosidase — MRLGIISALHEEQQGLVEALQGPVTRSHGMRDYTLGTLWNIDAVCVLSRLGKVAAAMTASILVEKYGVTHIVFTGVAGSGDKHVKVGDIVVAEALLQHDMDARPLFPRFEVPLTGLQRFATDLELSSQLAAAADDFLREGLDSVLNAGQCQELALQQAQVHRGMIASGDQFISSAAHIRQLKQDLPDLLAVEMEGAAVAQVCFELGVPFTVMRTISDNANEEAAVDFMRFVQTVASPYAFHVIRKLCQRLAP; from the coding sequence ATGCGGTTAGGCATCATCAGTGCCTTGCATGAAGAACAGCAGGGGCTGGTAGAAGCCCTGCAAGGGCCCGTGACGCGTTCGCACGGCATGCGCGACTACACCCTGGGAACCCTGTGGAATATCGACGCTGTGTGCGTCCTGTCGCGTCTGGGCAAGGTTGCCGCTGCCATGACAGCTTCTATCCTTGTGGAAAAGTATGGAGTTACCCACATCGTCTTCACGGGCGTGGCCGGCAGTGGGGATAAGCACGTGAAAGTTGGCGATATCGTCGTGGCCGAAGCGCTGCTACAGCACGATATGGATGCGCGCCCCCTGTTTCCCCGCTTCGAAGTGCCGCTGACGGGCTTGCAGCGCTTCGCCACCGACCTGGAACTGAGTTCCCAGCTGGCTGCGGCTGCCGACGATTTCCTGCGTGAGGGGCTCGACAGCGTATTGAATGCCGGGCAGTGCCAGGAATTGGCGCTGCAACAGGCGCAAGTACACCGCGGCATGATCGCCAGCGGCGACCAGTTCATCAGCAGCGCCGCGCATATCCGCCAATTGAAACAGGACTTGCCCGATCTGCTGGCCGTCGAGATGGAAGGCGCCGCCGTGGCGCAAGTATGTTTCGAGCTGGGCGTGCCGTTTACCGTCATGCGCACGATTTCCGACAATGCAAATGAAGAGGCGGCCGTCGACTTCATGCGTTTTGTGCAGACAGTCGCCTCGCCTTATGCGTTTCACGTGATTCGCAAGCTGTGCCAGCGCCTGGCACCCTGA
- the putA gene encoding trifunctional transcriptional regulator/proline dehydrogenase/L-glutamate gamma-semialdehyde dehydrogenase: MHPAGPSAFTPIPFAALQAEILPEATPQRAAITAAYRRDEVSAVQWLLQQVRASSTETTAEGQALAHRLVSAVRQKRTRASGVDALMHEFSLSSEEGVALMCLAEALLRIPDTQTADRLIADKISKGDWRKHLGESPSLFVNAATWGLLITGKLVSTSSESGLGSAMTKLIAKGGEPLIRKGVDLAMRMLGNQFVTGQTIEEALKNSRDNETRGYRYSYDMLGEAALTEKDAANYYASYETAIHAIGKASNGRGIKNGPGISVKLSALHARYSRAQRARVMEELLPRVKALLLLAKQYNIGFNIDAEETDRLELSLDLMEALAFDADLAGFDGIGYVVQAYQKRCPFAIDYLIDLAKRSGRKFMVRLVKGAYWDAEIKRAQVDGQEGYPVYTRKVYTDVSYLVCAQKLLAASSLIYPQFATHNAQTLSTIYTWAKRDGITDYEFQCLHGMGETLYDQVVGPANLDKPCRIYAPVGSHETLLAYLVRRLLENGANSSFVNQIVDESVAIDSLIRDPLEMARLQGGLPHPSIPLPLDMFGSERKNSAGLDLSNEDTVRTLATGLALQQQWQAAPLIDGAVSLNAPTHAIHNPAQHDDIVGKVMEAAPADVETALASASAYAMDWQTTEPSLRAQALQRAADLFEEHHIELMALAVREAGKSLPNAIAEIREAVDFLRYYAAQVEHAPNTLALGPVTCISPWNFPLAIFTGQLAAALAAGNVVLAKPAEQTPLIAHRAVQLLHAAGVPRGALQFLPGSGEVVGAGLCNDARVKGVIFTGSTEVAQLINRNLAARAVNESIDIPLIAETGGQNALIVDSSALPEQVVQDVMSSAFDSAGQRCSALRVLFLQEEIAEKTIHMLKGAMQELRVGNPDRLATDIGPVIDAEAQGNLLAHINKMKTVAIDHFSLGLPTVKGTFVAPTVLEIKSLDQLTHEVFGPVLHVIRYKRAELPQLVQSINDSGYGLTLGIHTRIDETIDFITKRAHVGNIYVNRNIVGAVVGVQPFGGEGKSGTGPKAGGPLYLKRLQRNAPAGAQHQRQAAPALDALTVWAKMHGHDKVEQLAQEYARTTLLGSTTVLPGPTGERNTLSFAARGTILCAAATSGVLMNQLAAVLATGNQALVLAQSPELIPGDLPAALKDHIQVITNMASVKHDVQIAMIEPSLDSLLKPLLAARDGALVGTIATTEEAVIPLWRLVAERALCVNTTAAGGNASLMMLSV; encoded by the coding sequence ATGCACCCTGCTGGCCCTTCGGCTTTTACCCCGATTCCCTTTGCTGCGCTCCAGGCGGAAATCCTGCCCGAAGCGACGCCACAACGCGCCGCCATCACCGCCGCCTATAGGCGCGACGAGGTTTCCGCCGTGCAGTGGCTGCTGCAACAAGTACGCGCCAGCAGCACCGAAACGACGGCCGAAGGCCAGGCCCTGGCGCACCGCCTCGTGTCCGCCGTGCGCCAAAAACGCACACGCGCGTCCGGCGTCGATGCACTGATGCACGAGTTCTCGCTATCGTCGGAAGAGGGTGTTGCATTGATGTGCCTGGCCGAGGCGCTGTTGCGTATACCCGACACTCAAACGGCCGATCGCCTGATCGCCGACAAAATCAGCAAGGGCGACTGGCGCAAGCACCTGGGCGAATCGCCGTCGCTGTTCGTCAACGCGGCCACCTGGGGCTTGCTGATCACGGGCAAACTGGTCAGTACCAGCAGCGAATCGGGCCTCGGTTCGGCCATGACCAAACTCATCGCCAAGGGTGGCGAGCCGCTGATACGCAAGGGCGTCGACCTGGCCATGCGCATGCTGGGCAACCAGTTCGTCACGGGCCAGACCATCGAGGAAGCGCTGAAGAACAGCCGCGACAATGAAACGCGCGGCTACCGCTACTCGTACGACATGCTGGGCGAGGCGGCACTGACGGAAAAGGACGCGGCCAACTACTACGCCTCGTATGAAACGGCGATCCACGCCATCGGCAAGGCATCGAATGGCCGCGGCATCAAGAACGGCCCCGGCATTTCCGTGAAACTGTCGGCCCTGCATGCGCGCTACAGCCGCGCCCAGCGCGCCCGCGTCATGGAAGAATTGCTGCCGCGCGTCAAGGCGCTGCTGCTGCTGGCAAAACAGTACAACATCGGCTTCAACATCGATGCGGAAGAAACGGACCGCCTGGAACTGTCGCTGGACCTGATGGAAGCCCTGGCCTTCGATGCAGATCTGGCCGGCTTCGACGGCATCGGCTACGTGGTGCAGGCGTACCAGAAGCGCTGCCCGTTCGCCATCGATTACCTGATCGACCTGGCCAAGCGCAGCGGCCGCAAGTTCATGGTGCGCCTGGTGAAAGGCGCGTACTGGGACGCGGAAATCAAGCGCGCGCAAGTCGATGGCCAGGAAGGCTATCCCGTCTATACGCGCAAGGTTTACACGGACGTGTCCTACCTGGTCTGCGCGCAAAAACTGCTGGCCGCCAGCAGCCTGATCTACCCGCAATTTGCCACGCACAATGCGCAAACCCTGTCGACCATCTACACCTGGGCCAAGCGCGACGGCATCACCGACTACGAATTCCAGTGCCTGCACGGCATGGGCGAGACCCTGTACGACCAGGTCGTCGGTCCGGCCAACCTGGACAAGCCTTGCCGCATCTACGCCCCCGTCGGCTCGCATGAAACCCTGCTGGCCTACCTGGTGCGCCGCCTGCTGGAAAACGGCGCCAACTCCTCGTTCGTCAACCAGATCGTCGACGAAAGCGTGGCCATCGATAGCCTGATCCGCGATCCGCTGGAAATGGCGCGCCTGCAGGGCGGCTTGCCGCACCCGTCGATTCCCTTGCCGCTCGATATGTTTGGCAGCGAGCGCAAGAACTCGGCCGGCCTCGACCTGTCGAATGAAGACACGGTGCGCACCCTGGCCACCGGCCTGGCGCTGCAGCAGCAATGGCAGGCCGCGCCGCTGATCGATGGCGCCGTCAGCCTGAACGCGCCCACGCACGCCATCCACAATCCGGCCCAGCACGACGATATCGTGGGCAAGGTCATGGAAGCGGCCCCGGCCGACGTGGAAACGGCCCTGGCCAGCGCCAGCGCGTATGCCATGGATTGGCAAACGACGGAACCGTCGCTGCGCGCGCAAGCGTTGCAGCGCGCGGCCGACCTGTTCGAGGAACACCATATCGAGCTGATGGCCCTGGCCGTGCGCGAGGCGGGCAAGTCGCTGCCGAATGCCATCGCGGAAATTCGCGAAGCCGTCGACTTCCTGCGCTATTACGCGGCGCAGGTGGAGCACGCGCCCAATACCCTGGCGCTCGGCCCCGTCACCTGTATCAGCCCGTGGAACTTCCCGCTCGCCATCTTTACGGGCCAACTGGCCGCCGCCCTGGCGGCGGGCAACGTGGTGCTGGCCAAGCCGGCCGAGCAGACGCCATTGATCGCCCACCGCGCCGTGCAGCTGCTGCACGCGGCCGGCGTGCCGCGCGGCGCCCTGCAATTCCTGCCGGGCAGCGGCGAAGTCGTTGGCGCCGGCCTGTGCAATGATGCGCGCGTGAAAGGCGTGATTTTCACGGGCTCGACGGAAGTGGCGCAGTTGATCAACCGCAACCTGGCCGCGCGCGCCGTGAACGAGTCGATCGACATTCCCCTGATCGCCGAGACGGGCGGCCAGAACGCGCTGATCGTCGACTCGTCCGCCTTGCCCGAACAAGTGGTGCAGGACGTGATGTCGTCCGCTTTCGACAGCGCCGGCCAGCGCTGCTCGGCCCTGCGTGTGCTGTTCCTGCAGGAAGAAATTGCCGAGAAGACCATCCACATGCTGAAAGGCGCCATGCAGGAATTGCGCGTTGGCAATCCTGACCGCCTGGCCACCGATATCGGTCCCGTCATCGATGCGGAAGCGCAAGGCAACCTGCTGGCGCACATCAACAAGATGAAAACCGTGGCCATCGACCATTTCTCGCTGGGCCTGCCTACGGTAAAAGGCACGTTTGTCGCGCCGACCGTGCTGGAAATCAAGTCGCTGGACCAATTGACGCATGAAGTCTTCGGCCCCGTGCTGCACGTGATCCGCTACAAGCGGGCCGAACTGCCGCAACTGGTGCAATCGATCAATGACAGCGGCTATGGCCTGACCCTGGGCATCCATACGCGCATCGACGAAACCATCGATTTCATCACCAAGCGCGCGCATGTGGGCAATATTTATGTCAACCGCAACATCGTCGGCGCTGTCGTCGGCGTGCAGCCGTTCGGCGGCGAAGGCAAGTCGGGCACGGGTCCGAAGGCGGGTGGTCCCCTGTACCTGAAACGCCTGCAGCGCAATGCGCCGGCCGGCGCGCAGCACCAGCGCCAGGCGGCGCCGGCGCTCGACGCGCTGACCGTGTGGGCGAAGATGCATGGCCACGACAAGGTGGAACAGCTGGCGCAGGAATACGCGCGCACGACCTTGCTGGGCAGCACCACCGTCTTGCCAGGCCCGACGGGCGAGCGCAATACCCTGAGCTTTGCCGCGCGCGGCACCATCCTGTGCGCGGCAGCCACGTCAGGCGTGCTGATGAATCAATTGGCGGCCGTCCTGGCCACCGGCAACCAGGCCCTCGTATTGGCGCAGTCGCCCGAACTGATCCCCGGTGACTTGCCGGCCGCGCTGAAGGACCACATCCAGGTCATCACCAACATGGCGTCGGTCAAGCACGACGTGCAGATCGCCATGATCGAGCCCAGCCTCGATAGCTTGCTCAAACCGCTGCTGGCGGCCCGTGACGGGGCCCTGGTGGGCACGATCGCCACCACGGAGGAGGCTGTCATCCCCCTGTGGCGCCTGGTCGCTGAGCGGGCGCTGTGCGTGAATACGACGGCGGCCGGCGGGAATGCCAGCCTGATGATGCTGAGTGTTTAA
- a CDS encoding Lrp/AsnC ligand binding domain-containing protein, producing MLDKISKKILMELQSDGRISNVELAARVNLSPAACLERVRKLHESGYIMGYTAQLNPQLLDVSLLVFIEVVLDRTTPEVFDAFKHSVQIIPEVLECHMVAGGFDYLVKARVKDMAAYREFLGKTLLQKGVRETHTYAVMEEVKNTTKLPIK from the coding sequence ATGCTGGACAAGATCAGTAAGAAAATCTTGATGGAATTGCAGAGCGATGGTCGCATCAGCAATGTGGAGCTGGCCGCGCGCGTGAACCTGTCGCCGGCCGCCTGCCTGGAGCGCGTGCGCAAGTTGCACGAATCCGGTTACATCATGGGCTATACGGCCCAGTTGAACCCGCAGTTGCTCGATGTCTCGCTGCTGGTCTTCATTGAAGTCGTGCTCGATCGCACGACACCGGAAGTGTTCGACGCCTTCAAGCATAGCGTACAAATCATTCCAGAGGTACTGGAATGTCATATGGTGGCCGGCGGTTTCGATTACCTGGTCAAGGCGCGCGTCAAGGATATGGCTGCCTACCGCGAATTCCTGGGCAAGACGCTGTTGCAAAAAGGTGTGCGGGAAACCCACACTTATGCCGTCATGGAAGAAGTGAAAAACACGACCAAATTGCCGATTAAGTGA
- a CDS encoding methyl-accepting chemotaxis protein, with the protein MKQLRHQLVRFLVFTVLAMAVACCLVYLLLLATDGGPSPYLIACVAALTGAALLTFASRARGEPGLHQFADTVGKAIDAIMIGAAETSYFVDSVKQKVELDVQTASDIADSSGQNAVMTEKIAANAERAARVAAGVREESVAARAEVNQGLQRINRAREEAQRASSTMLSLQEKSRRITGFTEAISDISARTNLLALNAAIEAARAGEHGRGFAVVAGEVRQLAQRTKEASDEISVMVREINEQSEKAARGMSSLAAGVTEAARNVESVHASLSHIEESSGVSEDEIGQIARASREHVDTTQVIADAILQIRDSMLSTNAELPRATQSAMALAERAEVIAGALGEASVATPHDEIRLAAQRAAREVGKLFEQAIASGRITREALFDRRYRPIPNTNPPKHNTQFDAFTDKVLPDLQEGVLAALPHLAYAGAVDKNGYFPTHNKKFSQPLTGDYATDIVNNRTKRIFSDRTGARCGSNTKPFLLQTYKRDTGEVMHDLSVPIHVDGKHWGGFRIGYRSSNHA; encoded by the coding sequence ATGAAGCAGTTGCGGCATCAGCTGGTGCGTTTCCTTGTTTTCACCGTTCTGGCCATGGCCGTGGCCTGTTGCCTCGTCTATCTGCTCTTGCTGGCGACGGACGGCGGTCCTTCCCCGTATCTGATTGCCTGCGTGGCGGCCCTCACCGGCGCCGCGCTGCTGACGTTTGCCAGCCGTGCGCGCGGCGAACCCGGCCTGCACCAGTTCGCCGATACGGTGGGCAAGGCCATCGACGCCATCATGATCGGCGCGGCGGAAACCTCGTATTTTGTCGATTCCGTCAAACAGAAGGTGGAACTGGACGTGCAGACGGCCAGCGACATCGCCGACAGTTCCGGGCAGAACGCCGTGATGACGGAAAAGATCGCCGCCAACGCGGAACGGGCCGCCAGGGTGGCTGCCGGCGTGCGCGAGGAAAGCGTGGCGGCGCGGGCCGAAGTGAACCAGGGCTTGCAGCGCATCAATCGCGCGCGCGAGGAAGCGCAACGGGCGTCCAGCACCATGCTGAGCCTGCAGGAAAAATCCAGGCGCATCACGGGCTTTACGGAAGCCATTTCCGATATTTCCGCGCGCACCAATCTGCTGGCGCTGAATGCCGCCATCGAGGCGGCGCGCGCCGGCGAACACGGCCGCGGCTTTGCCGTGGTGGCCGGCGAAGTGCGGCAACTGGCGCAGCGCACCAAGGAAGCCTCCGATGAAATCAGCGTGATGGTGCGCGAAATCAATGAACAGTCGGAAAAAGCCGCACGCGGCATGAGTTCGCTTGCGGCCGGCGTCACGGAAGCGGCGCGCAACGTGGAAAGCGTGCACGCATCGCTCAGTCACATCGAGGAATCGTCGGGCGTGTCGGAAGACGAGATCGGGCAAATCGCCCGCGCCTCGCGCGAACACGTCGATACGACGCAAGTGATCGCCGACGCCATCCTGCAAATCCGCGACAGCATGTTGTCGACGAATGCCGAATTGCCGCGCGCCACGCAATCGGCGATGGCCCTGGCCGAGCGGGCTGAAGTGATCGCCGGCGCCCTCGGCGAAGCGAGCGTGGCCACGCCGCACGACGAAATCCGCCTGGCCGCCCAGCGCGCCGCGCGCGAGGTGGGCAAATTGTTCGAGCAAGCCATCGCCTCGGGCCGCATCACGCGCGAAGCGCTGTTCGACCGCCGTTACCGCCCCATCCCGAACACGAATCCGCCCAAGCACAACACGCAGTTCGACGCATTTACGGACAAGGTCTTGCCGGACTTGCAGGAAGGCGTGCTGGCCGCCCTGCCGCACCTCGCGTATGCGGGCGCCGTCGACAAAAATGGCTATTTTCCAACGCACAACAAGAAGTTTTCCCAGCCGCTGACGGGCGATTACGCCACCGATATCGTCAATAACCGCACCAAGCGCATCTTCAGCGACCGTACGGGCGCGCGCTGCGGCAGCAACACGAAGCCGTTCCTGTTGCAGACGTACAAGCGCGACACGGGGGAAGTCATGCACGACCTGTCCGTGCCGATCCACGTCGATGGCAAGCACTGGGGCGGTTTCAGGATTGGGTATCGCTCGAGCAATCACGCATAG
- a CDS encoding LysR family transcriptional regulator, producing MSFLTLDLNLLRVFDAVMTEQNLTRAAGHLAMTQPAVSNAIKRLRESLGDELLIRTAYGVKPTPRAEALWPSVRSALASLEAAVTPETFDVSKTHATFRMAMADATAAFWLPSLMRSIEREAPGVNVRMMPLTTREPRPMLLRGDIDLAVGFFPGVAAQLSSDTSSPIRHERLYSGKYVCVMRRGHPLAKVELNLDNYCAANHLLVSFSGRAHGLVDEALAQIHRERRILLTVNQFFTAGRVVANSDLITVLPRHLIASTGMTESLLYKDLPFTLPAVHLDMLWHERDARSPAHKWLRNHLEEMNTPTLRSATAAGGGVAPKPHIE from the coding sequence ATGAGTTTTCTGACGCTGGATCTGAACTTGCTGCGCGTTTTCGACGCCGTCATGACGGAACAAAACCTGACGCGCGCGGCCGGCCACCTGGCGATGACGCAGCCGGCGGTATCGAACGCCATCAAGCGCCTGCGCGAAAGCCTCGGTGACGAATTGCTGATCCGCACGGCGTATGGCGTGAAACCGACGCCGCGCGCCGAAGCCCTGTGGCCATCCGTGCGCTCGGCCCTGGCCAGCCTGGAAGCGGCCGTCACGCCGGAAACCTTCGACGTGTCGAAGACGCACGCCACCTTCCGCATGGCCATGGCCGACGCCACGGCCGCCTTCTGGCTGCCTTCGCTGATGCGCTCGATCGAACGGGAAGCGCCGGGCGTCAACGTGCGCATGATGCCGCTGACCACGCGCGAACCACGCCCCATGCTGCTGCGCGGCGACATCGACCTGGCCGTGGGCTTCTTTCCCGGCGTGGCGGCGCAGTTGTCGAGCGACACCAGTTCGCCCATCCGCCACGAGCGTTTATATTCCGGCAAGTATGTGTGCGTGATGCGGCGCGGCCATCCGCTGGCCAAGGTGGAACTCAACCTGGACAACTATTGCGCGGCAAATCACTTGCTGGTGAGCTTTTCCGGCCGTGCCCATGGCCTCGTCGACGAGGCGCTGGCGCAGATCCACCGCGAGCGGCGCATCTTGCTGACGGTGAACCAGTTCTTCACGGCCGGACGCGTGGTGGCCAATTCCGACCTGATCACCGTCTTGCCGCGCCATCTGATCGCCTCGACGGGCATGACGGAGTCCCTGCTGTACAAGGATTTGCCGTTCACCTTGCCGGCCGTCCACCTGGACATGCTGTGGCATGAACGCGATGCGCGCAGCCCGGCGCACAAATGGCTGCGCAACCACCTGGAAGAAATGAATACGCCCACCCTGCGTTCGGCCACGGCGGCCGGCGGCGGCGTGGCGCCCAAGCCGCATATCGAGTAA